Proteins from a single region of Stappia sp. ES.058:
- a CDS encoding ABC transporter ATP-binding protein — translation MLEVSQLKVFHGVIEAVHGIDVSVSEGQCVSLLGPNGAGKTSTLSAITGTAKSAGTMTLLGDDITRLSIEERCRKGIAISPEGRRIFSNLSVRDNMNMGGARRTDKAALASEISEWFERFPILGERAEQMAGTLSGGEQQMLAIARALLSRPRILLLDEPSLGLAPQIVAKIFDIIRELKSRGMTILLVEQNAAAAIGLSDKVYILNNGLISREGTADEFGDGSDLMDELTGVHS, via the coding sequence GATGTATCTGTATCCGAGGGCCAGTGCGTTTCGCTTCTGGGTCCGAACGGAGCGGGAAAGACGTCGACGCTGTCGGCGATCACCGGGACAGCGAAATCCGCCGGCACCATGACTCTTCTCGGCGATGACATCACGCGCCTTTCGATCGAGGAACGCTGCAGAAAAGGCATCGCCATCTCTCCGGAGGGGCGCCGAATTTTCTCCAACCTTTCGGTGCGTGACAATATGAACATGGGCGGCGCGAGGCGAACCGACAAGGCCGCGCTGGCTTCGGAGATCTCCGAGTGGTTCGAGCGGTTTCCGATATTGGGCGAACGCGCCGAGCAGATGGCGGGAACCCTTTCCGGCGGGGAGCAGCAGATGCTCGCCATCGCGCGCGCGTTGCTGTCACGTCCACGAATTCTGCTTCTCGATGAGCCGTCCCTCGGACTGGCGCCGCAGATTGTCGCCAAGATTTTCGACATCATCCGCGAACTCAAATCGCGCGGGATGACCATCCTGCTGGTCGAACAGAATGCCGCTGCGGCAATCGGCCTTTCTGACAAGGTCTACATCCTCAACAATGGCCTGATATCCCGAGAGGGCACAGCCGACGAGTTCGGCGATGGCAGCGATCTGATGGACGAGCTGACAGGAGTGCACAGCTGA
- a CDS encoding branched-chain amino acid ABC transporter permease produces the protein MTGLLTAFGVSIILQNLFLLFGSPRPMAATQFIFLDRTLAIGTIRISSLQVYETVTTIFAILALTFFLRRTTLGMAMRAAALDFEMVRLCGVRANRVIAGAFAISGLLAGLACIFIMARRGSVQPHMGFDPVLVAFVACVIGGFGSLPGAVLGGFLLGITEVAVLILLPQSAGGLAHAVVFALVALVLIWRPDGILSPAREKGDKI, from the coding sequence ATGACAGGGCTGCTGACGGCGTTCGGGGTCAGTATCATTCTACAAAATCTGTTCCTGCTGTTCGGCTCACCGCGCCCCATGGCTGCAACCCAGTTCATCTTTCTCGACAGGACGCTGGCCATCGGCACCATTCGAATCTCGTCGCTGCAGGTCTACGAAACAGTGACCACCATATTTGCAATTCTGGCGCTGACGTTTTTCCTGCGCCGAACCACACTCGGCATGGCAATGCGCGCAGCGGCCCTCGATTTCGAGATGGTTCGTTTGTGCGGTGTCCGCGCCAACCGGGTCATTGCAGGCGCTTTTGCCATCTCCGGATTGCTTGCCGGACTGGCCTGCATTTTCATCATGGCGCGGCGCGGCAGCGTTCAACCGCATATGGGTTTCGATCCCGTCCTGGTGGCGTTTGTCGCCTGCGTAATCGGCGGTTTCGGAAGTCTGCCTGGCGCGGTGCTGGGTGGCTTTCTTCTCGGCATTACTGAAGTGGCGGTTCTTATCCTTCTACCGCAAAGTGCCGGTGGGCTTGCTCATGCCGTGGTGTTTGCGCTGGTGGCGCTGGTTCTCATCTGGCGACCGGACGGCATCCTTTCGCCGGCGCGCGAGAAGGGAGACAAGATATGA
- a CDS encoding branched-chain amino acid ABC transporter permease, whose product MRLPAINISQRQGLLGSALLSLIILAIVGAYYLWGESYQARILYATFVNLLVVVGLQIFTGNANITSFSHAAFMGIAAYVAAICVTPIAMKAISLPDAPWGLNAFELTAVSSALLALLITGLLGLVTGLFMARLTGVGVTIVSIAILVIMHSVFLYRTDIFKGNQAFFGIPKILDLPQMTVLVIIAVFLARIFRESSVGLKLRASADDEVGARAMGVDVFRVRLIAWVIGTLFFAAAGIAYAFYLGTISARPFYFNFVFLTVAMLILGGLRSVTGAVFGTLMISIGLEVVRWLETGPNIAGIELPEVLGLSGLLLGVVIVAVMAFLPNGVMGNREIEELVKRKR is encoded by the coding sequence ATGAGGCTTCCTGCGATCAACATTTCCCAGCGCCAGGGACTGCTTGGCAGCGCGCTGCTCAGCCTGATCATTCTGGCAATCGTCGGCGCCTATTACCTATGGGGTGAGAGCTATCAGGCCCGCATACTCTATGCCACCTTCGTAAACCTGCTGGTTGTGGTCGGCCTGCAAATCTTCACCGGCAACGCCAACATCACCAGTTTCTCCCATGCGGCGTTCATGGGGATTGCCGCCTATGTCGCGGCGATTTGCGTCACGCCTATCGCAATGAAGGCCATCTCATTGCCCGATGCGCCATGGGGATTGAACGCGTTCGAGTTGACCGCAGTGAGTTCAGCACTTCTGGCCCTGCTGATCACGGGCCTGCTCGGGCTGGTGACAGGCCTGTTCATGGCCCGGTTGACGGGCGTCGGGGTAACGATTGTCAGTATCGCCATCCTGGTCATCATGCATTCGGTCTTTCTCTACCGGACGGATATTTTCAAAGGCAATCAGGCGTTTTTCGGCATACCGAAAATCCTTGATCTGCCGCAAATGACGGTGCTGGTCATCATCGCCGTTTTTCTCGCCCGCATCTTCAGGGAAAGTTCGGTCGGGTTGAAGTTGCGCGCGTCTGCCGATGACGAAGTGGGCGCGCGCGCCATGGGGGTCGATGTCTTCAGAGTGCGGTTGATCGCATGGGTAATCGGGACGCTGTTTTTCGCCGCAGCCGGTATTGCCTATGCATTTTATCTCGGCACGATTTCCGCCCGCCCGTTCTATTTCAATTTCGTTTTCCTGACGGTTGCAATGCTGATCCTGGGCGGCCTGCGCAGCGTGACCGGAGCCGTTTTCGGAACCCTGATGATTTCAATCGGGTTGGAAGTTGTACGCTGGCTGGAAACGGGCCCGAACATTGCCGGCATCGAGTTGCCCGAGGTCCTCGGTCTGTCCGGGCTGTTGCTTGGTGTCGTGATCGTCGCTGTGATGGCGTTTCTACCGAACGGCGTGATGGGCAACCGGGAGATCGAAGAATTGGTGAAACGCAAGCGCTAA
- a CDS encoding acetamidase/formamidase family protein, whose translation MDMGCNHTIHKHHHHLGWDNSNAPVLAMKPGETIAVETIDASGGQLHADAGLDDLKALDFEKVNPVTGPVFVDGAEPGDAVAITFLDFHPSGWGWTANIPGFGLLADQFTEPALHIWKYDTSLLKPAAFTGFGAVPLKPFVGTIGLAPAETGLHSIVPPRNVGGNMDIRDNCKGTTLYLPVEVAGALLSLGDTHAAQGDGEICGTAIESPMNVEIKIDLIKNARLQSPRFETSGPVTSHIDRQGYRVTTGVGPDLMTASKEAVSRMIDWLCTTNGMSAVDAYLLCSVAGDLRISEIVDMPNWIVSFYFPKAVLG comes from the coding sequence TTGGACATGGGATGCAATCACACGATTCACAAGCATCATCATCACCTCGGGTGGGACAACTCGAATGCTCCCGTTCTGGCGATGAAGCCCGGCGAAACCATAGCGGTCGAAACCATTGATGCATCCGGCGGCCAACTTCATGCAGATGCCGGGCTTGATGACCTCAAGGCGTTGGATTTTGAAAAGGTCAACCCGGTAACCGGCCCGGTGTTCGTCGACGGCGCTGAACCCGGTGATGCCGTCGCCATCACCTTCCTCGATTTCCACCCGTCCGGCTGGGGCTGGACCGCAAACATTCCCGGATTTGGGCTCTTGGCCGACCAGTTCACTGAACCGGCTCTACACATCTGGAAATATGACACATCTTTGCTGAAGCCCGCAGCGTTCACCGGCTTCGGCGCCGTGCCGCTGAAGCCGTTTGTCGGCACGATTGGCCTGGCTCCCGCAGAAACAGGGCTGCACAGCATTGTCCCGCCGCGCAATGTCGGCGGCAACATGGACATCCGCGACAATTGCAAGGGAACAACGCTCTATCTGCCGGTAGAGGTTGCTGGTGCCCTGCTTTCGCTTGGCGACACCCATGCTGCGCAAGGCGACGGGGAAATTTGCGGGACGGCCATCGAGAGTCCGATGAATGTCGAGATCAAGATCGATCTCATCAAGAATGCTCGCCTGCAATCACCGCGGTTTGAGACGTCGGGACCGGTGACCAGCCACATTGATCGACAAGGATACCGGGTGACCACCGGCGTTGGGCCGGATCTGATGACAGCATCAAAGGAAGCCGTCAGCCGGATGATCGACTGGCTTTGCACGACCAACGGCATGTCCGCCGTCGACGCCTACTTGCTGTGCAGTGTTGCAGGTGATCTGCGTATCTCGGAAATTGTCGACATGCCCAACTGGATTGTCAGCTTCTACTTTCCAAAAGCAGTGCTCGGTTAG